GGCTCCTCTGCCATCACTGAGAGAGCAGTGTGGGCACTGACGAGTTGCAGGCTCCAGCTTCGAGCCTCAGAGACGAGCCCTAACATCAGGGCACCCGGGCTGGGCTTACCCAGAACTTGCGGCAGCTTCTGTACTTCAGGAAGTAAGCGGAGCACCTCTCCTTGTCATAGTTATTCTCGTCCATACATCTGGTGGAAGCATCGGACTCCTTAAATATGTAAGACAGGTATCATTTAAGAGGTGGAACGGCATCTTAAAAAAAGGACAGACTTCTGAAGCTGCTTCCCCACCAGAGCAGGTAATTTTAATGAACAGAAATGGAATTATCTTTCCAACTATCCCAGCATTCATTCTGCTTGAAGCAGACatcttccttttcatagtctGGGTCAGTTTTCCGAATATCTGATCACAGGAATTTGAGCTGAAGCACTGACTGGCTCACCTAACCCAGTACCAGTTAACAAAGGCAAGGTGCGCTGAGCTCGACATCACCACCGCGCGGTGAGAGGCAGAACCTGGCCTCCCGACTCGCAGAGCAGCCCtccgcctccgcctcctccaAGTTCCCGCTTGGACTTGAGTGTTTGATGTTAAGCTGGTTTCAAGATCCTAAGTCGCTAATGACTGGTCTACATCAAGGTAACTTAAATTAATGACATTCATCTCACTGTATTTTTGGCTGTCACTCACTCCACTACACAAGTTTATACACTATTATGCAAGCAATTTTAATAGCTATCATTAATATCACTTCAAAACCAGAGTGAGCAACACAGGACTGTGAGTTCCAAGGAGGGCAGCTGCCATTTGCGAGTCACATGTAAGGTCTCTGAGCTGGAAGGAGACTGGATAATTAATTTCAAAGTGAGAGACATGATTCTGGGATGCCATCTACAGGGAAGCCTTAAACAAACGGGTAGATAATTTGCTTCACAGATCTAAGAAACGTGGTCTATCTAAAGAGacttaataaagctgttaaaacagATTTCATATATAGAACGAAACTAATGTTCTATgccaaatatttaatgaatgtgtGTCTCGGGAAAATGCACATAGGATCGGGGAATACGCTTTTCACAGACCCTGTCTGATAACTGCATTGTTCAAGGATGACAATGCCACAAGGAAGTACTATGAATAATAtcaaataaatgccaataaaagtGTACTATTACAACCAAATATTTCGTTTATAATTCCTTTCTGAAAACCTTTAGGATTTAAATAGGCTAATTCTGTTATCAGCCCCTTACTCTCCGACAGGTTGCCTCAAGGATGTGATGAAATTATTGCTATCAAAACAGAAATTTCAGTGACAGTTTAAAAATACCTACTTTCCCACTAAAGATTTTCCTCAGTGTTACATACACATGCCTaatgttacagtgaaaactaaaCACTTGTATATTACACAAATAAGGGGAACTTAAAAGAGATGCTAGCTAAATCATGAACATTTTAAAACGCTCTAGTGAAATAAGGATACACTGACCAGAAACATTTTTTGTACAGAAATAACTTTATTTAAGAACTGCAGAAAACAGATGCCCATGCAATCAGAAGCCTGTTCCAACTTAACACTCATGACAATTAAGAGCAAACCACCTTACCGACAAGCAAGGGTTTACATCAGGATCTCTCAGCTTCCGTGTGACCATGGGCATCCTGACAGTCTTCTTACTGCAGGCAGATGTTGAGGAAAGAGTTACATGGTGGGGTGACAGAAAATGCATCCGCAAATCTCATTAGCTCCGACAGTACTTGAGCACTTAATTTTGGCATAATGATTATCCAGTGAGGAACTTCACGTACCCTCTGTATTTTCAGAATAAAGACTTTATAAGTTTCTCCTTTGCACTGTCTTGTGTCTCAGCACAAAGGCCATATTTAAATTACTTATGTCCATTTACTGAAATTTGATTACAATGTCCAGAAGAAAGATAGTTCAGCTAAAATTCAGTTTTACTTTATTCCTATTTCTAAAGGTTAAGCAATTAAATGtattaacaaaaccaaagaatGTGGCATGCATTCTAACGATGACTTCCTTATTACAAGTGTGGAATAATTTAGTACAACTCACCTTTAGCAAAAACATTTGCTACCTTAAGTACCTGAATGTCTACTCCAAGGCCAGCCCTAGAGTGGCCAATATGCCAGAAAACCAAGTTATTGCTTGGCTGacattttgaaaagttaaaaagagaaatctgaaacttAACTTCCAGCGGTATCCGCTATTTAATTGATACTTCCCTGGACTGAAAGAAGTCAGGGATTGCTACTGTGGTTCACTAATCTTCCAACGAAAGCCCTACACAGATGCAGCTTTTATACCAGAAGCTTTTAGACCACGGTTCTCTAAGAGCCAACTGGTGATTCCAAGTCAAGTCCCGTACTCACACAACAGGTATATATATACCCCAGGACAACGCTCTCTACAGCGGAGTTAACTGAAATTGGTAAGATTATTATCTTCAAAGATATGGTATACAGAGAacctaaaagagaaaattttaaaaaaagtcaactgttactattttaaaaataatttttggtttCAATATGTTAGTATACTCTCAGCGAGCAgcccacaaatattttaaatcctCTGCACTAAGTGTAAGGTGCTTCCTACCGAACTCTTCCGGCTTAGCTGCCTTTTACCTGAAGATCAAAGGAGAAGCCAGCAAACAACGCAGGATGACCTACCCAGCACCACTGAATAAACAACTGTCCCTGTGACCAGACAGAGGCCAGAGTTTTTGTACGAAATGGTTTCTCCTTCCTTGCTCAAGGTCAGACCATCCCCAAATATCAGTcatgttaaaagaaagaaagtacaTTCAGGAAAAACAATCAAACCCCACAAGCTCCTGAAAAGTGAAGAGATTCTGAGTCAAGAGTCACCTAGTTCAGCTTCTCTATCAAGGGAAAGATGAGGCTCAAGGAGATAACCTTTGCAAACAAAGATGGAAAAGAGTCTAACCATTCTGGGGTCCTTTACTTTTAGTACCACTAAATAACCCTTTGATGAGTTCCCTCGAGCAATACATGAGTACGCCTAGCTAACAAGAAACCTCTTGGCAAAAAGGAAATTCCACATGTTCAACTACATCTGGGAGCTTCCCCCTCTCCTGAATTACAATTCTTTTGCAGACTTGACTTCTTCTTAAGGGAGATGACAACGCTACGTAGTTCACAGCCTTCTTTTTTTACATCTGCCCTACGCTGTGAAAACACAGAATTCTGCTTAGCTACTCATATTCCTTGGATATAATCTCAGCAAGGATCAGATGCAGAGAAAACTCAGGTGGTCTGCCTTACATCAAAGTATTGTACTTTGCATTTTATCATCACCAGTCaggaattctttaaaaataacaccTAGGTAACATCACGTATGCCCAATCAGGTTTGCGATTATTCACATTTcatttcctttcccctctgggtTCTAAACACAAGTCAGAGTAACTTCCGAAGGTCACCCTGCGTGCATCCTCATGCAGTAACtagaaatgaagaggaaaagcCAAAGCACAGGAGGAGCGGGGCCGGAGGGAAGCCCGAGGGTTCCGCTGGAC
This portion of the Vicugna pacos chromosome 29, VicPac4, whole genome shotgun sequence genome encodes:
- the CHCHD7 gene encoding coiled-coil-helix-coiled-coil-helix domain-containing protein 7 isoform X1; this encodes MPMVTRKLRDPDVNPCLSESDASTRCMDENNYDKERCSAYFLKYRSCRKFWHSIMLQRRQSGVKPPMPTAAERAEILGAMGKMPY
- the CHCHD7 gene encoding coiled-coil-helix-coiled-coil-helix domain-containing protein 7 isoform X3, with translation MPMVTRKLRDPDVNPCLSESDASTRCMDENNYDKERCSAYFLKYRSCRKFWTF
- the CHCHD7 gene encoding coiled-coil-helix-coiled-coil-helix domain-containing protein 7 isoform X2, which translates into the protein MPMVTRKLRDPDVNPCLSESDASTRCMDENNYDKERCSAYFLKYRSCRKFWASGGE